Within the Petrotoga miotherma DSM 10691 genome, the region ATTAGGTTTTTTCATACTTGTATGTACTTTTACCCTTCCGTTAGTCAGTTTTTCAATTCTTTTTACCTTTTCCCTTTTGGCATTGGTAACTATTGCAACTTTAAAACCATCGTTTATTAATTTGTTTAAAAGATTCACGGTTTTGTCGGGAATGTTGTCGTCTCTCCAAACAGTAATTGTAAAATCATAATCCATAAGAATAGTATTGAAACCAAGCTTTTTTAATTTTTCATAGTCAACAGAGTATATATCAGGACTATATTCTCTAGGTATTGGAATGTATTTAAATAATCCCGTTATGCGGTTCAATACTTATAACCTCCACTTTTATGTCAGAATTTTTTAAAGAGTTGAGTAAAGTTAATGCTTCATCAACTAAACCTGCTGGCACTATTATTTTAAAATATCCATTCTCTTGTCTTTTTCTAACGTTCATTATGTGAGCTTCAGCTTCGACCAGATAAATTAAAAGGTGAATGTCTTCTTTTGCAATGTCTATGTAGATATCGTATTCAGGATGCAATTTTTCTTTCTCCATTAACTTATTTTTCCTCCTAGTAACTAGTTTTAGCGCCCCTTTGGGTGTCTTTAGCTATCTTCATACTACAAAATTTCAGAAGATACAGTCGCTAATTCTGATCTTTCACCTTTTTTCATTGTAATATTGGCAGATAAAGGATTTTCTTTAAATTTTGAAGCGGTGTAGACTAAACCGTTAGATGAACTGTCCAAATAGGGGTTATCTATTTGATATGGGTCTCCAGTTAATACAATTTTTGTGCCTTCTCCAACTCGAGTTAAGATAGTTTTTACTTCAGCTGGGGTTAAATTTTGAGCTTCGTCAACTATCATATATTGGTTTGGGATTGTTCTTCCTCTTATATATGAAAGTACCTCTATCTCTAATAAATCTTTCTTAGTTAAATATTCTTCTGGTTTTTTACCGCTACCCTTGAATAACAAATCTAAATTATCATATATAGGTTGTAACCAGGGGCGCATTTTTTCTTCTATATCTCCGGGTATATATCCGATATCCTTCCCCATCGGTATAACAGGCTTTGAAACCAAGAGCTTATTGTACAACTTTTCAACTTGCACACAGTATAACCCTGCTGCCAATGCTAGTAACGTCTTACCAGTTCCAGCCTTACCAACTAGCGTCACAAAAGGTATGTCAGGGTTTAAAAGTGCATCCAAGGAAAAAACTTGTTCTACATTTCTAGGTTTTATTCCAAAAATTTCGCTTTCAAAATCTATCAAAATTGATTGAAACTTCTTTGACTTAGAATCATATCTTAAAAATAAGTCTCCATAGTTAAGATATGTATTTGGAAAAGGTTCTTCTTTGAACCCTAATTCTGAAAAATCGTATTCATTCTTCTTTTCAACCTCTTTCTCCGGGTTTTCTATTGTATGATAACCATCAGGCAGAAGTTTTATATCTATTTTATCCGTCAAATAATCTTGACTTTCTAATCCTAATGCATCAGCTTTGATCCTCAGATTTAAATCTTTACTTACAATTATTGTTGGTAAGTTGTCTGTTTTTTTCAAAAACATGGCGTAATATAATATGAAATCATCTTTTGATTCCCCAAGGTAAGTAGGAATTTTATGTTTTTCATCATTTTTTTCGAGGGCTAAGATTTTCAATGTACCTCCGCTAGGCAATTTTATCCCTTTATGTAATGGTGTTCCATTTCTAAAACTATCTAAAATTCTGTTAACCTCTCTGGCGGATTTAGCAACTTTATCGCTTCTTGTTTTTAACTTATCTATTTCTTCTATTACTGGAAATGGAATCAAAACATTGTTATCTTGAAAATTGAGAATACTGTTAGGATCATGAATCAAAACATTTGTATCGATAATGAAATTCTTAACCAAAATCAATCACCCCATTTTTTAATAAAATTGGTTATTGCTTCGAAAGAAAAAAGTTTTATATATTTTTGGAAAAGTTTGGCTGTAGATAAAGCATCATCCCAAGCTCTATGAAATTGTTTTATCCCTAAATTGAACTTTTTCGAAAGGAATTCAAGATTGTATGGACCTTTATCAAAATAGTATTTTGAAATCTCGAGAGTGTCAATATAGTAATTGTCAATTGAAAACATTCCACTTTCTTTTGCAGCAATATCTAAAAACCTTAGATCCATTTTTACGTTATGTGATACAATTATAGAATCATCAACATACTCTTTAAATCTTGGAAAAACTTCCGATAAAGATGGAGCGTTAGAAATATCTTGATTATTTAATTTATGAAATTTCGAGACCTCTCCCGGTATGAATATATTTGGATTTACCAAGGTATGAAATGCATATTTGAAATTAATTTTTTTATCGTATATAGGGATGGCAGCAATTTCTATAATTCTATCTCCAAACTCAGGGTTCAAACCAGTTGTTTCAAAATCTAAGGCTAAAAAAACTTTATCTTTAACTTTCATCCTGATCTTACCTCCACGAATAAATTATATCATATGATTTAAAAATTTTTGGTCTTGATTTAAATAGTCAATTTAAGGTATAATTATTACTAGTGAAGAGCGTCTGTAGCTCAACTGGATAGAGCGTCGGACTTCGGATCCGAAGGTTGTGGGTTCAAATCCCACCAGATGCGCCATTCGCTCTATATAAGTCGAAATTATAAACAAAACATTACAGGGAGGTATCATTCATGGCAGAAACGGAAGTACTAAAAGTAGCTGCTAACTCAAATCCAGTTGCTGTTGCCGGTGCTTTGGCTGCTATAATTAGAGATAAAGGAATCGCTGAGTTACAGGCTATAGGAGCCGGCGCAGTTAATCAAGCTGTTAAAGCTATAGCAATAGCCAGGGGGTACGTAGCTCCTAGCGGAATCGATTTGGTTTGTGTTCCAGCATTTTCGGATGTTGAAATTGAAGGGGAAGAGAGAACGGCAATTAAATTTTTGGTTAAAGCAAGAGACTAAAAGAGGCTATGCCTCTTTTAGTTTTTTTAGTTTTAAAATTAAAAATATTTGTATTTTTAGTTTTTTTTCATCTAGCTGTGTTATAATAACTTTAGTTTGACTTCAACAAATTATTATATAAAGGGGGAAAGTACAAATGGACGTTTTGAAGGAATTGGAAAATATGTTAGAAACGTTAGCCGACAAATACAACGAATTAAAAAAAGAAAAAAACGATCTTCAAACTCAGTACGATGAATTGTTCGGTGAGTATGAAAAAATAAACAATGAAAAAGAAGAGATGGGACGTGAACTAGAAGAATTAAGAAGAAAGAATGACGAAATAGAAAACCATCTAAACCAGTTAAAAAGTTCCCTTATATCAAGATTAGGAGATGAGTTTAGAACTGGAGAATTTGATAATCCGGCATCTTCAAATACCCCATTCCAAGATGAGCCGGATCAAAATCAGTATTAATTGATTCATAAAAAACATTTAAGGATGAAAAATCATGAAGAATTATCGCTCAATTGAAGTAAAAATCTTAGGAAAAGATTATAAATATAAAGTAGACGAACCTGAGGATGTTATAAACGAAATTTTAGAAAACATAAAATCCGAAGTTGAATCCTATGCAAAAAAAATCGGTGGAGAAGAAGTGGATTATATCTTTCTCCTATTGCTTCTAAACGAAAGATTAAACAGTATAAGAACAAAACAAGAAATTAAACATATGGTTGATAAATTCAGCGATATGTTGAATACCGCACTTAAAAGCAACGAAGAAGACAGTAAGGAACAAAGTAAAAGCATACAATGGGGGTAAGATATTTTCCAGTTATGAAAATAGGTCTTTTTGATTCAGGAATCGGTGGTTTAACGGTTTTAAAAAAAGTGATAGAAAATTTTGGTAATCATGAGTATTTTTATCTAGCTGA harbors:
- a CDS encoding DUF4911 domain-containing protein translates to MEKEKLHPEYDIYIDIAKEDIHLLIYLVEAEAHIMNVRKRQENGYFKIIVPAGLVDEALTLLNSLKNSDIKVEVISIEPHNGII
- a CDS encoding PhoH family protein encodes the protein MVKNFIIDTNVLIHDPNSILNFQDNNVLIPFPVIEEIDKLKTRSDKVAKSAREVNRILDSFRNGTPLHKGIKLPSGGTLKILALEKNDEKHKIPTYLGESKDDFILYYAMFLKKTDNLPTIIVSKDLNLRIKADALGLESQDYLTDKIDIKLLPDGYHTIENPEKEVEKKNEYDFSELGFKEEPFPNTYLNYGDLFLRYDSKSKKFQSILIDFESEIFGIKPRNVEQVFSLDALLNPDIPFVTLVGKAGTGKTLLALAAGLYCVQVEKLYNKLLVSKPVIPMGKDIGYIPGDIEEKMRPWLQPIYDNLDLLFKGSGKKPEEYLTKKDLLEIEVLSYIRGRTIPNQYMIVDEAQNLTPAEVKTILTRVGEGTKIVLTGDPYQIDNPYLDSSSNGLVYTASKFKENPLSANITMKKGERSELATVSSEIL
- a CDS encoding 3'-5' exonuclease; translated protein: MKVKDKVFLALDFETTGLNPEFGDRIIEIAAIPIYDKKINFKYAFHTLVNPNIFIPGEVSKFHKLNNQDISNAPSLSEVFPRFKEYVDDSIIVSHNVKMDLRFLDIAAKESGMFSIDNYYIDTLEISKYYFDKGPYNLEFLSKKFNLGIKQFHRAWDDALSTAKLFQKYIKLFSFEAITNFIKKWGD
- a CDS encoding stage V sporulation protein S, which gives rise to MAETEVLKVAANSNPVAVAGALAAIIRDKGIAELQAIGAGAVNQAVKAIAIARGYVAPSGIDLVCVPAFSDVEIEGEERTAIKFLVKARD